Proteins encoded by one window of Onychomys torridus unplaced genomic scaffold, mOncTor1.1, whole genome shotgun sequence:
- the LOC118576503 gene encoding pregnancy-specific glycoprotein 22-like has translation MSETLTHLGWALDTAAQDMGPHLSQIQTFQFGGSPSSLLDILWTCGRLTTSSRPTVESVPPSVPHGGSVFLLVRNPPENMVGFIWYKWMNTYTRVEVGRYMIDKKSFQLGPAYSGRETLYSDGTLLLRDVTQEESYVIQLLRTYLETEEPSVKVQVDASLSVFCNPLTSSPLMIQLVPRYPAEGESILFQVHNLPEDVEFFYWYIGLNPRIVQYNRDTNSISWWPTYRKRGWMLYNNGSLLLRGVTVKDNGKYILVLSTKDSEIERAEVELHVKKYVTQPFVRITDTTIAGQRSVTFSCISPDTDISIRWIFNKQNLKLTESMTLSPTKCGLRIDSIKRENAGEYKCEVSNRFGSKTSPPVFWP, from the exons ATGAGTGAGACCCTCACGCACCTAGGATGGGCACTGGACACAGCTGCTCAGGACATGGGGCCTCATCTTAGTCAAATACAAACGTTTCAATTTGGtggatctccctcttcccttctagACATCCTTTGGACCTGTGGACGCCTTACCACCTCTTCCAGGCCCACTGTTGAGTCTGTACCACCCAGCGTTCCTCACGGGGGGAGTGTTTTTCTACTTGTTCGCAATCCACCAGAGAATATGGTAGGCTTTATCTGGTACAAATGGATGAATACATACACGAGAGTTGAGGTTGGCCGATATATGATAGACAAGAAATCATTTCAGCTGGGTCCTGCATACAGTGGCAGAGAGACATTGTACAGTGATGGAACCCTGCTGCTTCGTGATGTCACTCAGGAGGAATCATATGTTATACAATTACTTAGAACCTATCTGGAAACTGAAGAACCAAGTGTGAAAGTCCAGGTGGACG CTTCCCTTTCTGTGTTCTGTAACCCTCTCACTTCCTCCCCACTCATGATCCAACTAGTGCCTCGGTATCCTGCTGAAGGGGAGAGCATTCTTTTCCAAGTTCATAATCTTCCAGAAGATGTGGAATTCTTTTACTGGTATATTGGCCTGAACCCTAGAATTGTACAATACAACAGAGACACGAATTCCATCTCTTGGTGGCCTACATACAGAAAAAGAGGATGGATGTTGTACAATAATGGATCCCTGCTGCTCCGGGGAGTCACTGTGAAAGATAATGGAAAGTACATACTAGTCTTATCAACAAAAGATTCTGAAATTGAAAGAGCAGAAGTGGAACTTCATGTAAAGA AGTATGTGACACAGCCCTTTGTGCGAATCACTGACACCACAATTGCAGGGCAGAGATCTGTGACCTTCTCCTGCATTTCACCTGACACTGATATCTCTATCCGTTGGATCTTCAATAAGCAGAATTTGAAGCTCACAGAGAGTATGACTCTGTCCCCAACAAAGTGTGGACTCAGAATAGATTCCATCAAAAGAGAGAATGCTGGAGAGTATAAGTGTGAGGTTTCCAACCGATTCGGCTCGAAGACCAGTCCCCCAGTTTTCTGGCCATGA